The Panicum virgatum strain AP13 chromosome 3N, P.virgatum_v5, whole genome shotgun sequence genome includes the window CTTGGCGTACAATGTCCAAAAGCTTCACAGTTCCAAAGGCCATACCAAGCATAGGACGAGCAATACAGCTGCAATAATTAGGATAAGAAACTCAGATctaaaaattaaattttggaTTTAATCCAATGAAAGCAGAACCATAAGAATAGATAATCGTCACTTTAAAGACTCATTGTTTTTAGCATATATTTAGCTTGTCCAATAATTGTGTTACCATTTATTGGACAAACTAAATATATATGCTAAAAACAATGAGTCTTTTaacaaacccaaacttggtacACATTTAGATCACTGGTTGTTTAACACCATTTTTATGTTTCTCGGCTGCAACATATCCCAAGTTTTAACTTATATTATCATACTCAATGGTTGCCATCTATGGGGAACAACTCATCCAAGATAGCAATGGAGATGGTAATGAAACTAtgaagggaaaagggaaacagaccCAGATTTGGTCCACATTGTGATGCATGCACGTATTGTAGTGATAGAAATGATAGGCAGATCTTCGTTGTAAACACATGACATTGCTACTAGCTCACCAGCATGGTTAATCACCGGCCCACCTAGGCCATACTGCACCAAAAACATACCACATAGTTAATAAATAATGAAACCAGAATACATGAAAGGAACATACTGATATGATTATTACCGGACAGAATTTACACTTGACGAAGAGAAAGAAGCCTTGCTCATCCCACTTGATTGTTCCGCCGCGAAGCGTCGAAGACAGATTTTTATCCCTAGCCAATATTGATACCTTCTCATTGTACTGGGGTCTAGAACCATCATGAGGGGGCTTCACTTCAATAGTTGATTCCACCTCTATCAAAGCAAATTGATAGCGTTCACTGAAAAACAGCATTTTTCCTTCATATTTGCCCTTGTTTGGCAAGTGAACAGCCTTCTCCACATGGATTGCCAGCTGCAAAGATGAGAAATGTATTGATGCAGTTAAACTGTGCGAAAGGATATTAATGGACAAGAATGCACTACTAGAGAAAGCACAAAGGAGTCTTGGATCAGCAGCTGGAATATACCAAATAACGGATAACAGGGTGTCAATATCAAAGAAAGGAGGTCGACAGTAAATAGTTAGTAAAACAAGAGAGGCATACAAGCACAACAAAATGCACAATATATATCTGTAGATGAGATGCATATCAAAAGACAAGGCATAACTTAGCATGCATAAAATAGATAAAAAAAGGAAATGAGGCAGTTAGCTTACTAGGGATTGCAAATTCAAAA containing:
- the LOC120664247 gene encoding uncharacterized protein LOC120664247, which encodes MPKLAIHVEKAVHLPNKGKYEGKMLFFSERYQFALIEVESTIEVKPPHDGSRPQYNEKVSILARDKNLSSTLRGGTIKWDEQGFFLFVKCKFCPYGLGGPVINHAGELVAMSCVYNEDLPIISITTIRACITMWTKSGCIARPMLGMAFGTVKLLDIVRQDILGYKYKIYDGFIVDEVAYKCNAEKLGIRQGNVIRFSDVDPCYLPEIEVNDLVGKAKRTIILPLEITCGSEC